From a region of the Acinetobacter calcoaceticus genome:
- a CDS encoding winged helix-turn-helix transcriptional regulator, with protein MKWDDIGDQPCSVARMLSVIGDRWTMLILRNAFMGIRRFDDFQKSLGVTRHVLSDRLKRLVEYEILVKAPYFDRQERFEYRLTDKGFELYPIILSMANWGDKWMDQGLGKPLEYRHKTCGHKFEPVMVCSVCREPLHAKQVQVSAGPGYFAYIQQKQA; from the coding sequence ATGAAATGGGACGACATCGGTGATCAGCCTTGTTCGGTTGCTCGTATGCTATCAGTAATTGGCGATCGATGGACGATGCTAATACTACGTAATGCTTTTATGGGAATACGACGTTTTGACGACTTCCAGAAATCATTAGGTGTAACTCGTCATGTTCTTTCAGATCGTTTAAAACGCTTAGTTGAATATGAAATTTTAGTCAAAGCACCTTATTTTGATAGACAAGAGCGTTTTGAATATCGACTAACTGATAAAGGCTTTGAGCTTTATCCAATTATTTTGTCTATGGCGAATTGGGGCGATAAATGGATGGATCAAGGTTTAGGTAAGCCATTAGAATATCGTCATAAAACTTGTGGGCATAAGTTTGAACCAGTTATGGTGTGCTCGGTGTGCCGTGAGCCTTTACATGCTAAGCAAGTACAAGTGTCAGCAGGACCAGGTTATTTTGCGTATATTCAACAAAAACAAGCCTAA
- a CDS encoding PLP-dependent aminotransferase family protein, which yields MNQAKTKIEIVISEIEQQIKNRSLMPGARLPSVRKLAKDLGFSVSTVVEAYERLIALGKIESRTGSGFYIVGPLAPLALSELSPQLERSVDPLWISRQSLEAKADVFKPGCGWLPDDWMPLESIRKGLRAAARGTDACLMGYSTPLGLPALRDLLARRAQSKGIDANLNQVLLTDSGTQSIDLVFRFLLKPDDVVIIDDPCYFNFHALLKVHQVKVVGVPYTANGPDLEAFKETIEKYNPRLYITNSGIHNPTGATLSLSTAYQLLKLIEQSNLIVVEDDIFSDFEYTPAPRLAALDNLSRVIFIGSFSKTLSASIRCGYIIAKPEWIDQLTDLKIATNFSHNGVSAEVLLSALTDGSYRKHLELLKVRLAKAMHETITKLEPLGIRPWIKPQAGIFVWCHLPEGLEASKIAKYCINHNVILAPGNAFSQASNAGQFIRFNVAQSNHEHIYKTLANAIQQEFS from the coding sequence GTGAATCAGGCAAAAACAAAAATTGAAATTGTCATTTCAGAGATTGAACAACAAATAAAAAACCGATCTTTGATGCCTGGAGCACGCTTACCTTCTGTTCGTAAGTTAGCCAAGGATCTTGGCTTTTCTGTTTCAACAGTTGTTGAAGCCTATGAAAGACTAATTGCGCTTGGAAAAATTGAATCGCGAACTGGCTCAGGCTTTTATATTGTTGGCCCACTTGCACCTCTAGCTTTAAGTGAATTAAGCCCTCAATTAGAACGTTCCGTAGACCCGTTATGGATCTCTCGTCAATCTTTAGAAGCAAAAGCTGATGTTTTTAAACCTGGATGCGGTTGGCTACCCGATGACTGGATGCCCTTAGAGAGTATTCGCAAAGGATTAAGAGCTGCTGCAAGAGGGACAGACGCTTGTTTAATGGGTTATTCAACCCCGTTAGGATTACCAGCTTTACGCGATTTATTAGCAAGACGTGCTCAATCGAAAGGAATAGATGCAAATCTAAATCAAGTACTTTTAACAGATTCGGGAACGCAATCGATTGATTTGGTTTTTCGGTTTTTATTAAAGCCTGATGATGTAGTGATCATTGATGACCCGTGTTATTTTAATTTTCATGCCTTGCTCAAAGTTCATCAAGTTAAAGTGGTTGGAGTACCCTACACCGCAAATGGCCCAGATTTAGAAGCATTTAAAGAGACCATAGAGAAATATAATCCTCGGCTCTATATCACCAATTCAGGCATTCACAACCCAACTGGTGCCACACTTTCTCTATCTACGGCATACCAACTGTTAAAGCTGATTGAACAATCTAACCTGATTGTAGTTGAAGACGATATTTTCTCAGATTTTGAATATACTCCCGCCCCTAGACTTGCAGCTTTAGATAATCTTTCACGCGTCATTTTTATTGGAAGCTTCTCTAAAACATTATCTGCGTCTATTCGTTGTGGCTATATTATTGCTAAACCAGAATGGATTGATCAGCTTACCGATTTAAAAATTGCCACCAATTTCTCGCATAACGGCGTTTCCGCAGAGGTTTTACTCTCTGCCTTGACAGACGGCTCTTATCGCAAGCATTTAGAGTTATTAAAAGTACGTCTAGCAAAAGCCATGCATGAAACCATCACAAAACTTGAACCTCTTGGCATAAGACCATGGATTAAGCCACAAGCTGGAATTTTTGTATGGTGTCATTTACCTGAAGGTTTAGAAGCTTCAAAAATTGCGAAATATTGTATTAATCATAATGTTATTCTTGCCCCAGGCAATGCTTTTAGCCAAGCATCTAATGCTGGTCAATTCATACGTTTTAATGTGGCACAGTCAAACCACGAACACATCTATAAAACTCTCGCCAATGCCATTCAGCAAGAGTTTTCATAG
- the moaA gene encoding GTP 3',8-cyclase MoaA: MQMMKQYHSETAPMLLQDQYGRIKRKLRISVTDRCNFKCVYCMPEHPEWLNKQDLLSFEALFQFCHFMVQQGIESIRITGGEPLMRQGIVHFVRDLQALKVLGLKRVSMTTNGHYLAKYAQQLKDAGLDDLNISLDSLDAIQFKELTKKKLEPVLEGIQAAKDAGLPFKINCVLMKNKNNDQILPMVKWSIANHIPLRFIEFMPLDGDALWSSKDVVSEAEILQVLQPHYSVQVVEQEHEPARQYLINNSYALGIISTITHSFCHQCDRIRLTAQGELYNCLFAPQGLNIKPLLQSLLRANDSSDHALHIQQLTDMVMPYIWHKAKGFYALQHQQARKISMHMLGG, encoded by the coding sequence GTGCAAATGATGAAACAATATCACTCTGAAACTGCGCCAATGCTTCTGCAAGATCAATATGGGCGCATCAAGCGGAAGTTACGTATTTCGGTAACGGATCGCTGCAATTTTAAGTGTGTATATTGCATGCCTGAACATCCAGAATGGCTAAACAAACAAGACCTGCTTAGTTTTGAGGCACTTTTTCAATTTTGCCATTTTATGGTGCAGCAAGGTATTGAAAGTATCCGTATTACGGGGGGCGAACCATTAATGCGTCAAGGTATTGTTCACTTTGTTCGTGATTTACAAGCTTTGAAAGTGTTAGGTTTAAAGCGGGTTTCAATGACCACCAATGGACACTATTTGGCTAAATATGCTCAGCAGTTAAAAGACGCGGGTTTAGATGATTTAAATATTAGTTTAGATAGTCTTGATGCTATTCAGTTTAAAGAACTCACCAAGAAAAAATTAGAACCTGTTCTAGAGGGTATCCAAGCTGCTAAAGATGCTGGATTACCTTTTAAAATTAACTGTGTATTAATGAAAAATAAAAACAACGATCAGATATTACCGATGGTGAAGTGGTCAATTGCCAATCATATTCCTTTACGCTTTATTGAGTTTATGCCTCTTGATGGCGATGCGCTTTGGTCGAGTAAAGATGTGGTGAGTGAAGCTGAAATATTACAAGTTTTGCAACCTCACTATTCAGTACAGGTCGTCGAACAAGAGCATGAACCAGCACGCCAATATTTGATTAACAATAGCTACGCCCTCGGAATTATTTCCACAATCACTCATTCATTTTGCCATCAATGTGACCGGATACGACTAACGGCGCAAGGTGAGTTATACAACTGTTTATTTGCACCGCAGGGGCTAAATATTAAACCCCTGCTTCAATCATTATTACGTGCAAATGACTCATCCGATCATGCGCTGCATATTCAACAGTTAACAGATATGGTTATGCCGTATATCTGGCATAAAGCTAAAGGTTTTTATGCCTTACAACATCAACAAGCCCGTAAAATCAGCATGCATATGCTTGGGGGATAA
- a CDS encoding molybdenum cofactor biosynthesis protein MoaE has protein sequence MQDFARIQEQALSLDTFDPIQSFPECGGIDIFIGTVRNHHEGKAVKALKYTSYKPLSEKMIREIELEIEKKYQVSYVRVIHRIGYLDVGETAIIAIAYAAHRREAFQACEEAVERVKHEVPVFKEEFFTDGTSHYVEGCCIRKDAPQEHKHHHHTGHEHQH, from the coding sequence ATGCAAGATTTTGCACGTATACAAGAGCAGGCTTTAAGTTTAGATACTTTTGATCCTATCCAATCATTTCCTGAATGTGGTGGAATCGATATTTTTATAGGTACGGTTCGTAATCACCATGAGGGTAAAGCTGTTAAGGCGTTGAAATATACGTCATATAAGCCACTTTCTGAAAAAATGATACGTGAAATTGAACTGGAAATTGAGAAAAAGTATCAGGTATCTTATGTGCGGGTTATTCATCGGATTGGATATTTGGATGTAGGTGAAACAGCCATTATTGCGATTGCTTATGCAGCTCATCGCCGTGAAGCGTTTCAGGCATGTGAGGAAGCGGTTGAGCGGGTGAAACATGAAGTACCAGTTTTTAAAGAAGAGTTCTTTACAGATGGTACAAGTCACTACGTAGAAGGTTGCTGTATTCGCAAAGATGCACCGCAAGAACACAAGCATCACCATCATACCGGCCATGAACACCAACACTGA
- a CDS encoding molybdopterin molybdotransferase MoeA: MSGCGTERGLISVDEALELIIKQPKKLGSINQVLQNSLSRYLAKEIYSEINLPSFSQSAVDGYALCSHAEDLQQQKFQVTGEIRAGSESHDTLKEGQAIRIFTGGKIPEGTTHVARQEVVSVLAAQEICLTEHIRPQADIRFTGEEIQKGQLLAQIGQFLNIGSLAALSMAGVRKVKIYRAPKVVVLVTGDEVAETAEDLIDGKIFDANGPLLKAWFEDYGLDVELIHVADEAEQVMHYFNQCKDSHDVIITTGGVSVGDYDFVRPCAFEVGFEQIFWKVKQKPGKPLFFAEYSQPERGHHCYLLGLPGNPAAVYVAMQIYGKALLDSLQGNQAGPEWFSAILEHDLKEDARERFLRMYAYFENGQLKIKSLAKQQSHMLSNLMQANCLVRIPAGVKLEAGYILKGIFISN; this comes from the coding sequence ATGTCAGGTTGTGGTACAGAGCGTGGATTAATTAGTGTAGATGAAGCTCTTGAGCTGATTATTAAGCAGCCAAAAAAGTTGGGTTCGATTAACCAAGTTCTTCAAAATAGCCTAAGTAGATATCTCGCTAAAGAAATTTATTCAGAAATTAATCTGCCAAGTTTTTCTCAAAGTGCGGTAGATGGTTATGCACTTTGTAGCCATGCTGAAGATTTGCAACAACAAAAATTTCAGGTTACGGGCGAGATTCGTGCGGGAAGCGAAAGCCATGACACCCTTAAAGAGGGTCAGGCTATTCGTATATTCACAGGCGGTAAAATTCCAGAAGGAACAACCCATGTTGCTCGGCAGGAAGTCGTATCGGTTCTTGCAGCACAGGAAATTTGCTTAACTGAGCATATACGTCCTCAAGCTGATATACGTTTTACCGGAGAGGAAATTCAAAAAGGTCAATTGCTTGCCCAAATTGGACAGTTTCTAAATATTGGAAGTTTGGCCGCCTTAAGTATGGCTGGTGTGCGAAAAGTTAAAATTTACCGTGCGCCGAAAGTTGTTGTTTTAGTGACTGGAGATGAAGTCGCCGAAACCGCAGAAGATCTTATCGATGGCAAAATTTTTGATGCAAATGGACCATTACTAAAAGCTTGGTTTGAAGATTATGGCTTAGATGTTGAATTGATTCATGTGGCAGATGAGGCAGAGCAAGTCATGCATTACTTTAATCAGTGCAAAGACAGTCATGATGTTATTATAACGACAGGTGGAGTCTCTGTTGGTGATTATGACTTTGTACGACCATGTGCTTTTGAGGTTGGTTTTGAACAAATCTTTTGGAAAGTAAAACAGAAGCCGGGAAAACCTCTATTTTTTGCTGAATATTCCCAGCCAGAAAGAGGCCATCATTGTTACTTGTTAGGCTTACCGGGTAATCCTGCTGCTGTATATGTGGCTATGCAGATATATGGTAAAGCCTTGTTAGATAGCTTGCAGGGGAATCAGGCGGGGCCAGAGTGGTTTAGTGCGATTTTGGAGCATGACTTAAAAGAAGATGCACGTGAACGTTTTTTGCGCATGTATGCTTATTTTGAAAATGGACAGCTTAAAATAAAAAGTCTGGCAAAACAGCAATCACATATGCTGAGTAACTTAATGCAGGCCAACTGTCTTGTTCGAATTCCAGCGGGTGTAAAACTAGAAGCGGGTTATATATTAAAAGGTATATTTATTTCAAATTAA
- the moaCB gene encoding bifunctional molybdenum cofactor biosynthesis protein MoaC/MoaB — MKNVGMKPESYRVAEAQAILYAPPHCIELLRQGNTEKGDALKTARVAGILAAKRTDELIPLCHPLPIYRADVEYELEHDFVKIITVVETIGPTGVEMEALTAASLAGLTIYDMLKPHCEPEELWMDQCKLLKKKGGKSHFKRVLRQPVSAAVIVLSDTVAAGRKPDTAGKSVVETLTEAGFDPIHYQILPDEAETLKDLVLELSKSYACIMTVGGTGIGKRDITVDTLEPLLERKLDGLMEAARSFGQKRTPYAAMSRGVAGFIDRSLVVTLPGSRGGASESMAAILPALVHIFDVCRDLPHPGGYE, encoded by the coding sequence ATGAAAAACGTAGGAATGAAGCCGGAAAGTTATCGTGTTGCTGAAGCACAGGCAATTTTATATGCACCGCCACATTGTATTGAGCTATTAAGACAAGGGAATACTGAAAAGGGTGATGCATTAAAAACCGCACGTGTTGCAGGAATCTTGGCAGCCAAACGCACCGATGAGCTAATTCCTTTATGCCACCCGTTACCGATTTATCGTGCAGACGTTGAATATGAATTAGAGCATGATTTCGTAAAGATTATTACCGTAGTTGAGACCATTGGCCCTACAGGGGTTGAAATGGAAGCCTTAACGGCTGCAAGCCTTGCAGGTTTAACGATTTATGACATGTTAAAACCACATTGTGAGCCAGAAGAACTCTGGATGGATCAATGTAAACTGCTTAAGAAAAAGGGTGGGAAATCACACTTTAAACGAGTACTTCGTCAACCCGTTTCGGCAGCGGTCATTGTGTTATCCGACACCGTTGCAGCCGGTAGAAAACCCGATACAGCCGGAAAATCTGTGGTTGAAACTTTAACTGAGGCAGGATTCGATCCGATTCATTACCAAATTTTGCCTGATGAAGCAGAAACTCTAAAAGATTTAGTGCTTGAGTTGAGCAAATCATATGCTTGCATTATGACGGTTGGTGGAACTGGAATTGGTAAGCGTGACATTACAGTCGATACATTAGAGCCACTTTTAGAACGTAAATTAGACGGTTTAATGGAAGCAGCGCGATCTTTTGGACAAAAACGCACGCCATATGCAGCAATGTCACGTGGGGTAGCAGGTTTTATCGATCGCTCTCTAGTGGTGACTTTACCGGGAAGCCGTGGTGGAGCAAGTGAATCAATGGCTGCTATTTTACCCGCCCTTGTTCATATTTTTGATGTTTGCCGTGATTTACCGCATCCAGGAGGTTATGAATAA
- a CDS encoding molybdopterin-dependent oxidoreductase, with the protein MVEALKQNTTDVTACILCSRNCGLSVEIKDNQFTKIKGNPEHPFSQGYICQKAARLQHYQQHADRLTTPLKRQPDGSFQEISWDNAIQEIAERLVHIRDNFGGTAFASVGGGGQGNHLGAAYGRQLLLAMKSYYAYNSLAQEKTGDFWLNGRLFGSQACHTTEDVEYADYVLFIGTNPFQAHGIPNARDTLKHIKKDPNRTMVVFDPRVTETAKQADIHVQLKPGTDAFLMSAMIAIIIKEQLYDVQFIEQHTHGFEEVKTAFNRVPIEEYIAKADVPVDLIYQVTRDFAKAKRGCLRIDLGIQHTLNTTLNGYLEKLLYLVTGHFGKQGTNNLHTMFIPILSDTDERKSKYRRSVYHKMFPISGFFPPNILPDEVLKAGEKRIRAIFVDSCNPLITYPDTPAYEKAFKALDLLVVVDVAMTETARLADYILPAHTQFEKWEFTGFNLEFPKNGFHLRHPVFTAQSNTLPEAEIYTRLLEAMQVIPKSFPLLEKIAAVDSKKTAYLPYLSALGVTFARHKKYIPFAASILYRTLGKRLENSAASTAFLLPLSIQYAVLHTKAVRRVGYKGNPLTLGVRLFDQILKQRSGVVLSQHEYEEVWKLVAYKDKKIRLAIPEMLNELANLKNHQFSIEEFPFILLSGERRSYNANQIYRDPAWRKVDAEGALRIHPEDATNLNVAVGDQLKCISQHGEIQVTVDFDEGMRKGVVSLPHGYGMRFQGGEPIGPQLNLLVSAEHCDPLSKTPYHKYVPIRLEKC; encoded by the coding sequence ATGGTAGAAGCACTGAAGCAAAATACAACAGATGTTACCGCATGTATTTTGTGTTCAAGAAATTGCGGGTTAAGTGTCGAAATTAAGGATAATCAGTTTACCAAAATCAAAGGCAATCCTGAGCATCCTTTCTCTCAAGGCTACATTTGTCAAAAGGCAGCAAGATTACAACACTATCAGCAGCATGCAGACCGCTTGACTACGCCGTTAAAACGTCAGCCAGATGGTTCTTTTCAAGAAATTAGTTGGGACAATGCTATACAAGAAATTGCCGAGCGCTTAGTTCATATTCGAGATAATTTTGGCGGGACTGCTTTTGCTTCCGTAGGCGGCGGTGGCCAAGGTAACCATCTCGGTGCAGCTTATGGGCGTCAACTTTTACTAGCCATGAAAAGTTATTACGCATACAACTCTCTTGCCCAAGAAAAAACGGGTGATTTCTGGCTGAATGGACGTTTATTTGGAAGTCAGGCCTGCCATACCACCGAAGATGTTGAATACGCTGACTACGTTCTGTTCATTGGTACAAATCCATTTCAAGCACATGGGATTCCAAATGCACGAGACACGCTAAAGCATATTAAGAAAGACCCTAACCGGACTATGGTGGTATTTGACCCGCGCGTTACCGAAACAGCCAAACAAGCAGATATCCACGTGCAATTAAAGCCTGGAACTGATGCTTTTTTAATGTCAGCCATGATTGCTATTATTATTAAAGAACAACTTTATGATGTGCAGTTTATTGAGCAGCATACGCATGGCTTTGAAGAGGTAAAAACAGCTTTTAACCGTGTCCCGATTGAAGAATATATTGCTAAAGCGGATGTACCAGTCGATTTGATTTATCAAGTGACTAGAGATTTTGCCAAGGCTAAAAGAGGCTGTCTGCGCATTGATTTAGGTATTCAGCATACTTTAAATACAACATTAAACGGATATTTAGAAAAACTACTGTATTTAGTGACTGGTCACTTTGGAAAACAAGGTACCAATAATTTGCATACCATGTTTATTCCAATTTTAAGTGATACAGATGAAAGAAAATCGAAATATCGACGTAGTGTTTACCATAAAATGTTCCCGATTTCTGGATTTTTCCCACCAAATATTTTGCCGGATGAAGTATTAAAAGCAGGTGAAAAACGAATTCGCGCAATTTTTGTAGATAGCTGTAATCCTTTAATAACTTACCCCGATACACCTGCCTATGAAAAGGCATTTAAGGCGTTAGATTTATTGGTCGTGGTCGATGTTGCCATGACGGAAACGGCTAGGTTGGCAGATTATATTTTGCCTGCACATACTCAGTTTGAAAAATGGGAATTTACAGGTTTTAATCTTGAGTTTCCTAAAAACGGTTTTCATTTAAGACATCCTGTATTCACGGCTCAAAGCAATACTTTACCCGAAGCAGAAATTTACACGCGGTTGCTTGAGGCTATGCAGGTTATTCCTAAAAGCTTTCCATTGTTAGAAAAAATAGCTGCGGTCGACTCGAAAAAAACAGCATATTTACCTTATCTGTCGGCTTTAGGCGTGACCTTCGCTCGGCATAAAAAATATATTCCTTTTGCAGCCTCAATTCTTTATCGCACTTTAGGTAAGCGTTTAGAAAACTCAGCTGCTTCAACGGCATTTTTATTACCTCTGTCTATTCAATACGCTGTTTTACATACAAAAGCTGTTCGCCGTGTGGGCTATAAAGGTAATCCTTTAACCTTAGGTGTTCGCTTGTTTGATCAAATATTAAAGCAGAGGTCAGGCGTGGTGTTGTCGCAACATGAATATGAAGAAGTTTGGAAGCTGGTTGCCTATAAAGACAAAAAAATACGTCTGGCTATTCCCGAAATGTTAAATGAGTTGGCAAATTTAAAAAATCATCAATTTAGTATTGAAGAGTTTCCTTTCATCCTGTTGTCAGGTGAACGTCGTAGTTATAACGCCAATCAAATTTACCGCGACCCTGCATGGCGAAAAGTAGATGCAGAAGGGGCTTTGCGAATTCATCCTGAAGATGCGACAAACTTGAATGTAGCAGTAGGAGATCAACTCAAATGTATCTCACAACACGGAGAAATTCAGGTCACCGTAGATTTTGATGAAGGTATGAGAAAAGGTGTTGTTTCTCTTCCACATGGCTATGGCATGCGCTTTCAAGGTGGAGAGCCGATAGGACCACAATTAAATCTTCTGGTGTCTGCTGAACATTGTGATCCGTTGTCTAAAACCCCGTACCATAAATATGTACCCATCCGTTTAGAAAAATGCTAG
- a CDS encoding MoaD/ThiS family protein: MQQSIQIKIETFGAIEKLLPQNLSVVFPNQILVKDVLDEIVSLHPECTQAMEKCACAIGDNVITRQSALSEPCTLVLLSPVAGG; encoded by the coding sequence ATGCAACAATCTATTCAAATTAAAATCGAAACGTTTGGTGCAATTGAAAAATTGCTTCCTCAAAATCTTTCGGTAGTTTTTCCTAACCAGATTTTGGTTAAAGATGTATTAGATGAAATTGTTTCATTACATCCGGAATGTACACAAGCCATGGAAAAATGTGCATGTGCAATTGGTGATAATGTCATAACGCGTCAATCTGCTTTAAGTGAACCATGTACTTTGGTTTTATTATCGCCAGTTGCTGGAGGTTAA